The following nucleotide sequence is from Coffea eugenioides isolate CCC68of chromosome 3, Ceug_1.0, whole genome shotgun sequence.
CAGACTCCCGCTCTGCTCCTCACAACCCGCAAAGGCCTGCCCGCTTTCATCTCTCCGGACCTCCTTACCTCCTCTCTTCCTTCTCCGGATTCTCACCTGCTCCAGTTCAGCCCGCTTCACTTGTAAGCGcttggcccaaaaaaaaaaaaaagattttatttACGCTCAAAAGAAGCAAAATTTTTGTCTATGAGATGTTATCTTGTCTCTCGCGTACCAGGTGTTTGTTGTCTGGTCTGTTCTGTGCTGGAACCTTATACCAGCCAAGCCAGCACTAAATAGTCTAATACTGCTAACTAGTTTTGTATGATTCAATTCATGCTAGTAAGTACAGCTGCCGTGTTTCTTCTCCAGCTTAGAGGGTATTTCTCCTAAAACAATATCTAACATTGGAGGACTGCACCAAATGCTTAGTCTGCACCAACACATATTCGCGGCGTACCGCGGGATTCCATCATTGCCCTTCTGAACATGACAGCACTAACAAATATGGAGCGTCTTTCCAGACTCCTGGAGCCGTCTTCTGGTTATTTCATTTCCCCTTAacctccttttttctttttaaatgtTTGAGTTTAATCCTTTGGAGTGTGATGGTAACGTTTCATGCTCTGAGAATCTGTATAACGAGTTCTGCACTTTCATGAATGAATCAGATAAAACCTGCAGAATACGTGGAACTTGTTTCTTCAATGAAGCCTGACTTTTGGGTCACTTTGGCTGATGAAGTTCCTGCTTGGGTTTCTGATAAGAGGAACAGAACCTCAGTTGACCGCACTCTGAGATGGCTCGACGATTGCCTTTCACTCAATAAGGTTAACCCCCTCCCCCGcctgcccccccccccccccctcttccGGGGTGTGTAGCTTTGTGTACTGATTGCTAACTGGTAATAGATGTTAACTTGTCAAGAGCTTAGGGCATTTAGGTCAAACTGATATCTACTATGAAAGTCAATCCAACTCAGATGGACCATTAATTCTTGCACAGCCAAAATGTAATTCAGGGGATTTCTAATGGTGCTCAGCTGCTTAAAGGAAAGTGAGGATTACATGGTTTTGAATTTTATAGGATCCATGCTCAGGAGATTATTTTTTGTGCACATTTGTAAGTTCATATTGATCATTTCATGGACTGGTAGAATTCTCAACTTTCTACTAGAGATGCATTTATTCGTACTATAGGAGTTTACCCAGAAGCTATTTTTGTTATAAATTTCTGAAGGCTTACCAGGTTGCACATTAATTATCACTGCAGACAGGTACTACTATTTTTGGATCCATTGTAGGAGGCTCCAGCATTGAAGAACGGCATCGGTGTGCACAAGAAGTTGCACAAAGAAATGTATCAGGTCTGGTCATTTTACTAGTATCTTGTTTTATGTTTGTGTCCTGTTTCAAGTTATTAGCTTACCTTCTGAGCTAGTATCTTTTATTTTAGACTCATTTCAATGGTTGTTTGACTTTGCAACAACTTTTGAGGCAGAGTGGTGATAACATTGGCTTTGTCCTCCCTTTATAATCGTCCTACATTTGCTGCTTCATATTCAGCAGACTTTAAGTGCTCTCGAACCCCTTTACTATGTGGAGTTGAATCTAAATTGTGCTCTTTAAGCCGGAATCTCTGACAGGAATTGCGAATTCCTGGTTTTTTAAACAGTCTATTGTTCCTTTATATtaaaattctggaatttgaaAATTTCTGGGATTTCAAATCCTGATTGGAATACAAAATCCtgtctaataaaaaaaaataaatttaaaattaaacaTTCTATGttcttgaatttcaaattcaaaagcTTGTGAAAAGAACAAAACCTTAAATATCAACTCTTTTTCAATTAAAACTTCAAAGTAAACATCGACTCGAGCTCTAGCAGTACCACAAACTCTAATACAAGGTCTAGCCGTGTTTCAAGTACATGACTCTCAGTGGAGTGTAGCATTTAAGAGATCTTCTGTAGCCCTTTCCCACAAAAGAATTGCAGGGTTTATTGGGCTTGGTTTGTTGCTTGAAAACCAGTACATAGTCCTATAAGCTTAGGTTATAGAAAGATGAGATTTAAGTTGTTTCAGGCACtagaaaattttatttgaaatcatTATGGTGTGTTTAAAAAAAGGGGACAAACATACTGATCTGTCTTCCTTTCCATCTGGAATACTCCAACTTAGGGTTATGAATTTGGTGTCATGAATAGTACAAACATTTTTAGAGTGCACGATGCTTTGTGGATCTTAGTGAGGAAACAGAGACTGGAACACTCGGATTTCAAATTTCTTGTCAATTCTACAATTAGAATATGAAAATTGGCTTGCAGGATATTGGATTGGTGGGTTTGGGCTTGGAGAAAGTATGGACGAGCGGGCTGCTCTTCTCACTGCTGTTACGGTAAGACTTAAATCTAGTGCTAGAAACATCATTTCATATCCTGATTTGTCTACGGTGATGTTGGCTATTTCCTTGATTCAATATGATTGTTTAATTGGAAATATGAGATAATATTTTGCAGTTACTAAAGGTTATTAATTGCTGGAATACTTATGCTTTTGCTTGTCTGCCTTTATTAAAGGCTCGTTATCCAATAATGTAAGTACAGGTTTTCTAGAGATTCCCAACATGCTGCTTTAAGGATTTGTTGATGCTAGCATTGTATTGACTTTTATTTCAAGAAGTCCATGGGAGACTATGTGATTGATGGAATGGTAGCTCAATTTATTTCAAGCATCACTTTGCACCAGATATCATTGAAAGTGCCTGTTGTGACACAAAATCTGATGATTGGAAGATATTCAGTGTTTGCTAATGTCATTCTTGAACCTGAATTAGAAAGCATTAATTGTTCATTGTTGTCTGTGCATCATGTGTCAATAATGGAGTCAGACTTGCTTTCTTTCAGAGGTCTTTAATCGGCTGATGTGTCGAGTTAATCAGCTCAAGTTCTGCTGTGATCGcaaaatttgaagaattgaGCATTGTTAAAAAGGAGTATTGTAGATTCCTATGGGAACTAGATTATACGTAATCCATTAGATATCAATTTGGTGTAAGCATTAATTTCAAGTTAGTCCAGTTGAATTACTTAAGTTAATCCTATGCTCATCATTGATTTAGTTTATCTTGATCCTTTTGCATAATGTGATCAATTGTGAGAATGATGTTTACATTTATCTGTTGGTTTGGGCTTATCATCAATGGACCCAGGACAATTTACCAGAGGATATGCCAAGGCATGTCTCTGGACTTGGACTTCCAGGTAAGGGAAATTATTTCAAACCCTtaacttcttttttcttttttttttttttgggggggggggggggagtgtTAAGGGTGGGGAGGGGTGTGCATGATGAAAGATTTTGTTTGAAGCCTCATGTTTGATCAAATGATGAGTTAAAGAATAAATTAGTTTTTTTCTTCATCAACTGCTTAATCATATTGCCAGTCCTAAAAATAATCTTTCTTAAAGGATCATGTTAATGTTGCGTTCAATGGGACTTTTGTTATGCTTTGAGCATCTGGGATTGTGTGTTGTTCAGCAAAGCTATTTTCTGTCAACAGAGGAGGTGTTGCAGGGAGTTGCTGCAGGCATTGACCTATTTGACTCTACGTATGTTGGTAGTTTAACATTCTTGAACATTTTACTGGCTACTCAGGAAAGTAACTAAAAGCTGTCAGGGTTATAACAGGTATGTTTACCATCTTACACTTGGTGGATTTGCTCTAACCTTTCCTCTTGagagaaataagggtgacaatgCCGATTACCAGCTAAGTGATTCGGGAGGTGATGACATGAAGATCAATCTGAAAGCTACTATATATAGGTAATAACAGATCTGGAAACCTCTGGATGCTTTCTGCTAGTATTTAATATATGTTAGTTGAGCATGCTGAGACAAGTATCATGAGGTgttcttccttttttccttttgacagGAAAGATACATCACCAATTGTTGAAAGCTGCAACTGCTTCACATGCCAGAATCATACAAAGGCATATTTGAATCACTTGTTCAATGTTCATGAAATGTTGGCACAAACTCTATTGGAGATGTATGAATTCTCTTGGAACCACTGTTATTTCACTGTCATGTACTTATCTAATATGATTATCTCTGGCTGTGTTCCAGACACAACACACACCACTATCTGGGATTCTTCTGCTCAATTAGAAAGGCTATTGAAGAAGGCAAGTTTGAGCAATTCCGGAGGAACTTTGTTGAAAGTAGACGTGAATGTCTCTTTGCTGCTGCATCGAGTGATTAACTTGTAAGTTTTTATATGAGATTCAGACAACACTTCAACGTAGGCATTTTTCTTTAAAGAAACATGCTCCTTCTGTAGATGAGGAAGAGTACAATGAACGTTGATTGACCTTCTTCTTGTACCAATTAATTCACCGTCTATTTCTTCTTTTCATTGGCAGCATGGTATTCAgacccttttttctttttttttttgaaatctgaattttggtTTGGCGCAACAATTGCTCGTGGTGGTGACTTGTAAGGTATAGAAATCAACAGATCTGTTGACATCGGGTACTTAATTTGTGGTGTTAGTGATCTATTCGTGCATTGGTTTGCAGGAGATCAAATGAATTCATTCTGGACTCTCTGATGATGTTGTTAATACTTTTGATGACCAAATGGAATGTGCTATTTTTTACGAGGAAATGTTAAGCTTGTACCGGAAAGAAGGGAGGTGGATTACCAGTTACTGGTTTTGAGCGATTTTGTGGTGTTGACAGTTATGGATGCCGTGAACGGTGCTAGTTATGGATGCAGTGGATGGATTTGTAAGGAACGTTTCCTTGCATGCTTGTTAAGTTTTTGATTTGGGGGATTGAATTTCATAAATTTTCTTAACTTTCTGGACTCCTCTATGAAGTCCTCTTCGTGTTGAAAAACCAGGAGTAGAAAGAACAA
It contains:
- the LOC113764679 gene encoding LOW QUALITY PROTEIN: queuine tRNA-ribosyltransferase accessory subunit 2-like (The sequence of the model RefSeq protein was modified relative to this genomic sequence to represent the inferred CDS: inserted 2 bases in 2 codons); its protein translation is MKFAVNKGWSNGRARSGVLQLGSCPFPIQTPALLLTTRKGLPAFISPDLLTSSLPSPDSHLLQFSPLHFLEGISPKTISNIGGLHQMLSLHQHIFXGVPRDSIIALXEHDSTNKYGASFQTPGAIKPAEYVELVSSMKPDFWVTLADEVPAWVSDKRNRTSVDRTLRWLDDCLSLNKTGTTIFGSIVGGSSIEERHRCAQEVAQRNVSGYWIGGFGLGESMDERAALLTAVTDNLPEDMPRHVSGLGLPEEVLQGVAAGIDLFDSTYVYHLTLGGFALTFPLERNKGDNADYQLSDSGGDDMKINLKATIYRKDTSPIVESCNCFTCQNHTKAYLNHLFNVHEMLAQTLLEIHNTHHYLGFFCSIRKAIEEGKFEQFRRNFVESRRECLFAAASSD